The following proteins are co-located in the Castanea sativa cultivar Marrone di Chiusa Pesio chromosome 8, ASM4071231v1 genome:
- the LOC142605942 gene encoding 18.5 kDa class I heat shock protein-like yields MSLIPSFFGSRHQSNILDPFLLEIWDPLLDFTFSSEPQFARETSALANTRVDWKETPEAHVFKSHLLGLNEEEVKVEVEDDRVLQISGERRVEKEEKKDTWHRVERSSIKFLRRFRLPENAKMDQIKAAMENGVLTVTVPKVEVKKPDFKSIEISG; encoded by the exons ATGTCACTAATTCCAAGCTTCTTTGGTAGCCGCCACCAAAGCAACATCCTGGACCCATTCTTGCTCGAGATTTGGGACCCACTTTTG GATTTTACATTCTCATCTGAACCTCAGTTTGCAAGGGAAACTTCTGCTTTGGCTAACACCCGCGTGGATTGGAAGGAGACCCCAGAAGCCCATGTGTTCAAGTCTCATCTTCTTGGGCTCAATGAAGAGGAAGTGAAGGTTGAAGTTGAAGATGACAGAGTGCTCCAAATAAGCGGAGAGAGGAGAGTtgagaaggaagagaagaaagacaCGTGGCATAGAGTGGAACGTAGCAGCATCAAGTTCCTGAGGAGGTTTAGGCTTCCTGAGAATGCAAAGATGGATCAGATTAAGGCTGCAATGGAGAATGGTGTTCTCACTGTGACAGTTCCTAAGGTGGAGGTGAAGAAGCCTGATTTCAAGTCCATTGAGATTTCCGGCTAA
- the LOC142607931 gene encoding 18.5 kDa class I heat shock protein-like, giving the protein MSLIPSFFGSRRSNLLDPFSLEIWDPFKDFSFSSEPQFAKETSAFVNTRVDWKETPETHVFKADLPGLNKEEVKVEVEDDRVLQISGERKVEKEEKKDTWHRVERSSGKFLRRFRLPENAKMDQIKASMENGVLTVTVPKVEVKKPDVKAIEISG; this is encoded by the coding sequence ATGTCGCTCATTCCAAGCTTTTTTGGTAGCCGCCGAAGCAACCTATTAGACCCATTCTCGCTCGAGATTTGGGACCCATTTAAGGATTTCTCATTCTCATCTGAACCTCAGTTTGCAAAAGAAACTTCTGCTTTTGTCAACACCCGCGTTGATTGGAAGGAGACCCCTGAAACCCATGTGTTCAAAGCCGATCTTCCTGGGCTCAACAAAGAGGAAGTGAAGGTTGAAGTTGAAGACGATAGAGTGCTCCAAATAAGCGGAGAGAGGAAAGTggagaaggaagagaagaaagacaCGTGGCATAGAGTGGAGCGTAGCAGCGGAAAGTTCTTGAGGAGGTTTAGGCTTCCTGAGAATGCTAAGATGGATCAGATTAAGGCTTCCATGGAGAATGGTGTTCTCACTGTGACTGTTCCTAAGGTGGAGGTTAAGAAGCCTGATGTCAAGGCCATTGAGATTTCTGGTTAA